The following proteins come from a genomic window of Planctomycetota bacterium:
- a CDS encoding N-acetylglucosamine-6-phosphate deacetylase, which produces MSYPGPFVDLQINGYAGVDFNADDLRPDDFDRACAALEAHHVQSFFPTIITDAPDRMAARLARLVDLRDRSPIAQKLVPGLHIEGPFLNPAPGFIGAHPAQHAQPANLDTIKRLLESARGLAKLVTLAPECDPNLTVTRYLASHNIRIAAGHTDASLDQLRAAIDAGLSIFTHLGNGCPAQLPRHDNIIQRVLHLADRLYITLIADGHHLPTFVLENFLRMIPPDRAIIVTDAIAAASLGPGRYTLASQSVQIDDDGVPRSPDRSHFIGSAATMPRMAHLLATQLHLPDERIRQLMHTNPRAALAL; this is translated from the coding sequence ATGTCCTACCCCGGCCCGTTCGTCGATTTACAGATCAATGGCTACGCCGGCGTCGATTTCAACGCCGACGACCTCCGCCCCGATGACTTCGACCGCGCCTGCGCCGCTCTCGAAGCCCATCATGTTCAATCCTTTTTCCCCACGATCATCACCGACGCCCCCGATCGCATGGCCGCCCGACTCGCCCGCCTCGTCGACCTCCGCGACCGCTCGCCCATCGCGCAAAAACTCGTCCCCGGTCTGCACATCGAAGGCCCCTTCCTCAATCCCGCGCCCGGCTTCATCGGCGCTCACCCCGCTCAGCACGCCCAGCCCGCGAACCTCGACACGATCAAGCGCCTCCTGGAATCCGCCCGCGGACTCGCCAAGCTCGTCACACTCGCCCCCGAGTGCGATCCCAATCTGACCGTGACGCGCTATCTCGCTTCGCACAACATCCGCATCGCCGCCGGTCACACCGATGCGTCCCTCGATCAGCTTCGCGCCGCCATCGACGCCGGCCTGTCGATCTTCACACACCTGGGCAACGGCTGCCCCGCCCAGCTCCCGCGCCATGACAACATCATCCAGCGCGTCCTCCACCTCGCCGACCGACTTTACATCACGCTCATCGCCGATGGTCATCACCTTCCGACTTTCGTCCTCGAAAACTTCCTCCGCATGATCCCCCCCGACCGCGCGATCATCGTCACCGACGCCATCGCCGCCGCCTCCCTCGGCCCCGGCCGCTACACCCTCGCCTCCCAATCCGTCCAAATCGACGACGACGGCGTCCCCCGCTCCCCCGACCGCTCCCACTTCATCGGCTCCGCCGCCACCATGCCCCGCATGGCCCACCTCCTCGCCACGCAACTCCACCTCCCCGACGAACGCATCCGACAACTCATGCATACCAACCCCCGCGCCGCCCTCGCCCTCTGA
- a CDS encoding helix-turn-helix domain-containing protein, with protein MTRRPQIALLVETSNAYARGLLHGIVRYIREHRPWSIHLPELGRGDRPPSWFEGWSGHGIIARIENRRIAQAVLRSGLPAVDVSAARLVPQLPWVETNDQKIARLAADHLLERGFKHFAFCGDDRFNWSRWRCEHFVECIKNAGGTCDVHTIDVDAAPKQQDAALARWMRRLPKPVGVMACFDIRGQQVLDACRRLGVAVPDEVAVVGVDNDELLCDLADPPLSSVIPDAHRTGYAAASLLDRMMSGSKVKAEATLIDPVGLVTRQSTDVLAIDDRDVSAAVRYIREHACEGIGVNDVLAAVPLSRRVLEARFKKLVGRTPHEQILRTQLARVQELLRETNLPLTTIADRAGFKHAEYLSVVFKKHLGVPPSQYRAQSGR; from the coding sequence ATGACCCGTCGCCCGCAGATCGCGCTGCTTGTCGAGACTTCCAACGCCTACGCGCGCGGGCTGCTGCACGGCATCGTCCGTTACATCCGCGAGCATCGGCCGTGGTCGATTCATCTGCCCGAACTCGGTCGCGGGGATCGCCCGCCGTCGTGGTTTGAGGGGTGGTCGGGGCATGGCATCATCGCCCGCATCGAAAATCGCCGCATCGCGCAGGCGGTGTTGCGATCCGGCCTGCCCGCGGTCGATGTCAGCGCCGCCCGGCTCGTGCCGCAGTTGCCGTGGGTCGAAACGAATGATCAGAAAATCGCGCGCCTCGCTGCCGATCATCTGCTCGAGCGCGGGTTCAAGCACTTCGCCTTCTGCGGCGATGATCGCTTCAACTGGTCGCGCTGGCGCTGCGAGCATTTTGTCGAGTGCATCAAAAACGCCGGTGGAACCTGCGATGTGCACACCATCGACGTGGACGCCGCGCCCAAACAGCAGGACGCCGCGCTGGCGCGCTGGATGCGGCGCTTACCCAAACCCGTCGGCGTCATGGCGTGCTTTGACATTCGGGGTCAGCAGGTACTCGACGCCTGCCGCCGGCTCGGCGTCGCCGTGCCCGATGAAGTCGCCGTCGTCGGCGTCGACAATGACGAACTGCTCTGCGATCTGGCCGACCCGCCGCTTTCGAGCGTGATCCCCGATGCCCATCGCACCGGTTACGCCGCCGCGTCATTGCTCGATCGCATGATGTCCGGCTCAAAGGTCAAGGCCGAGGCGACGCTCATCGACCCCGTCGGCCTCGTGACGCGCCAATCGACGGACGTGTTGGCCATCGACGACCGCGACGTGTCCGCCGCCGTACGATACATCCGCGAGCACGCCTGCGAAGGCATCGGCGTCAACGATGTGCTCGCCGCCGTGCCATTGTCGCGTCGCGTGCTGGAGGCACGGTTCAAAAAACTCGTCGGCCGCACGCCGCATGAGCAGATTCTCCGCACCCAGCTAGCCCGCGTGCAGGAACTCTTGCGCGAGACGAACCTCCCCCTGACCACCATCGCCGACCGCGCCGGCTTCAAACACGCCGAGTACCTGTCCGTCGTCTTCAAAAAACACCTGGGCGTGCCCCCCAGCCAATACCGCGCCCAATCCGGCCGATAG
- a CDS encoding sigma-70 family RNA polymerase sigma factor — protein MSPPQFSELAIEADQPARAEAAVAFDFATVVERYESPLLRYVVTVLGRAMHEAEDVVQDTFLRLHRQVQAQGPASIGDMSVWLYRVAHNVAMDVGRKRRVRKQGQQAVVEQAREDQKARQADGDEALADMIRTEAYGKALAAVSELPEAMRQVVMLKVIQGLTMKQIGEVLNTTPSNVHYRLHQAMDLLATRLKQQGVI, from the coding sequence ATGAGCCCACCGCAGTTCAGCGAACTGGCCATCGAGGCCGATCAACCCGCGCGGGCGGAGGCGGCTGTGGCGTTCGACTTCGCGACGGTGGTGGAGCGATACGAATCGCCGCTGCTCAGGTACGTCGTGACGGTGCTGGGGCGGGCGATGCACGAAGCAGAGGATGTCGTGCAGGACACGTTCCTGCGGCTCCATCGCCAGGTGCAAGCACAAGGCCCGGCGAGCATCGGCGACATGAGCGTCTGGCTCTACCGCGTGGCGCACAACGTCGCGATGGACGTCGGCCGAAAACGACGCGTCCGCAAGCAGGGCCAGCAGGCCGTCGTTGAGCAGGCCCGCGAGGATCAGAAGGCCCGACAAGCGGACGGCGACGAAGCGCTGGCGGACATGATCCGCACCGAAGCGTACGGCAAGGCGCTGGCGGCGGTCAGCGAACTGCCCGAAGCGATGAGACAAGTGGTCATGCTCAAAGTGATTCAAGGATTGACGATGAAACAGATCGGCGAAGTGCTCAACACGACGCCGTCGAACGTGCATTACCGCCTGCATCAGGCAATGGACCTACTGGCCACGCGACTCAAACAGCAGGGAGTGATTTAG
- a CDS encoding LacI family DNA-binding transcriptional regulator: MKSQNRKTVRLIDVAQAAGVSRVAVGQVLNRSGGSNVRVSEETRRRVLDIARKLNYRPNRIAQQLRGGRTKMLGVILDTMHMPVMYNRLSALERAASARGYRLVIGQVHADPAGVGEYLEDFEGRGVDGVICLFDLMRGRDKAVAPLFDGVEHVVFHGRPVYEGASVVRVDTTDAIRQAMAHLFERGRKRPGLVLWNLDDELCDYRRAGFTEGYAAAGVTLDEGMIWEGRHTSQTPSQEVLDDVIDKLIVGKKADAIVAPNDEWAVRLMQKLKSRGFKVPGDVALVGYDNLEIADVIEPGLTTIDQQHDLYAAAALDLLIGGIEEGKKKGESRRVTIKPKLIVRQST; this comes from the coding sequence ATGAAATCGCAAAATCGCAAGACGGTGAGACTGATCGACGTGGCGCAGGCGGCGGGGGTTTCGCGCGTGGCGGTGGGACAGGTGCTCAACCGGAGCGGGGGGTCGAACGTGCGCGTCAGCGAGGAGACGCGGCGGCGCGTGCTGGACATCGCCCGCAAGCTCAACTACCGGCCCAACCGGATCGCGCAGCAGCTTCGCGGCGGGCGGACGAAGATGCTCGGCGTGATCCTGGACACGATGCACATGCCCGTCATGTACAACCGCCTTTCCGCGCTGGAGCGGGCGGCGAGCGCTCGCGGGTATCGGCTCGTCATCGGTCAGGTCCACGCCGACCCGGCCGGCGTCGGGGAGTACTTGGAGGACTTTGAGGGCCGGGGCGTCGATGGCGTGATCTGCCTGTTCGATCTGATGCGCGGTCGGGACAAGGCGGTGGCGCCGTTGTTCGACGGCGTGGAGCACGTCGTGTTTCACGGCCGACCGGTCTACGAAGGCGCGAGCGTCGTGCGCGTGGACACGACCGACGCGATCCGTCAGGCGATGGCGCATCTGTTTGAGCGCGGGCGCAAGCGGCCGGGGCTGGTGCTGTGGAACCTGGACGATGAGCTGTGCGACTACCGCCGCGCGGGGTTCACGGAAGGTTACGCCGCGGCGGGCGTCACGCTCGATGAGGGCATGATCTGGGAAGGTCGGCACACGTCGCAGACGCCTTCGCAGGAGGTGCTTGACGATGTGATCGACAAGTTGATCGTGGGGAAGAAGGCGGATGCGATCGTGGCGCCGAATGATGAATGGGCGGTGCGGCTGATGCAGAAGCTCAAGAGCCGCGGGTTCAAGGTGCCGGGGGATGTGGCGCTGGTGGGGTATGACAATCTGGAGATCGCGGACGTGATCGAGCCGGGGCTGACGACGATCGATCAGCAGCACGACCTGTACGCCGCCGCCGCGCTCGATCTGCTCATCGGGGGGATCGAAGAGGGCAAGAAGAAGGGCGAGTCGCGTCGCGTGACGATCAAGCCGAAGTTGATCGTGCGGCAGTCGACGTGA